A section of the Primulina eburnea isolate SZY01 chromosome 1, ASM2296580v1, whole genome shotgun sequence genome encodes:
- the LOC140812662 gene encoding 3-methyl-2-oxobutanoate hydroxymethyltransferase 1, mitochondrial-like codes for MTVFSSISKTLCNSIYRKRPKSCSVLTLLKCMSSVPENSVYGGPKRQNPNQRVTLTQLGQKYRKGEAIMMVMAYDYPSCVHLDMAGIDICLVVDSASMVVHGHDTTLPIWLDKMLVQAVETAARVLQEGGMDAIKLEGGAPSRITAAKAIVEAGVAVVGHLGLTPQAISVLGGFRPKDKSVHSAVKVFLKNFERLESRCRAVPEIWMWG; via the exons ATGACAGTTTTCTCTTCAATTTCAAAGACCCTTTGCAATTCAATCTACAGAAAGCGACCAAAATCCTGTTCTGTGCTGACTCTTTTGAAATGCATGAGCAGCGTCCCAGAAAACAGCGTCTACGGCGGGCCAAAGCGCCAGAACCCGAATCAGCGCGTGACGCTCACTCAGCTGGGCCAGAAGTACAGGAAGGGTGAGGCGATAATGATGGTGATGGCATATGATTACCCGTCGTGCGTGCATTTGGACATGGCTGGAATTGATATTTGTCTTGTGGTTGATTCTGCTTCTATGGTGGTTCACGGCCATGATACCACCTTGCCCATATGGCTGGACAAGATGCTTGTGCAA GCAGTTGAAACAGCTGCAAGGGTCCTGCAGGAAGGAGGAATGGATGCAATTAAATTGGAAGGAGGAGCACCTTCAAGAATTACAGCAGCTAAAGCTATCGTAGAAGCTGGCGTTGCTGTGGTGGGGCATCTGGGTCTAACTCCTCAGGCCATAAGTGTTCTTGGAGGATTTAGGCCTAAAGACAAAAGTGTCCATAGCGCAGTCAaggtttttttgaaaaattttgagAGGCTAGAATCTAGATGCAGGGCAGTCCCAGAAATTTGGATGTGGGGGTGA